One region of Mycobacterium riyadhense genomic DNA includes:
- a CDS encoding type I polyketide synthase — protein sequence MTSLAERAAQMSPKAREVLARELVRAGTAFPTDVAEPIAVVGIGCRMPGNVFGPESFWDLLVEGRDTVGEVPADRWDADAYYDPDPQAPGRMTTKWGAFIDDVAGFDADFFGITPREAAAMDPQHRLLLEVAWEALEHAGLPPDSLNGTQTAAIMGLSTFDYTIVNIERRAEIDAYLSTGTPHSAAVGRISYLLGLRGPAMAVDTACSSSLVAVHLGCQSLRLRESDVALAGGVQLSLSPFTSIAVSKWTALSPTGRSKAFDATADGFARGEGCGVVVLKRLSDATRDGDRVLAVIRGSAINQDGRSNGMTAPNASAQREVINAALRQADVTADSVRYVETHGTGTILGDPIEFEALAASYGRGDGSCALGAVKTNIGHLEAAAGVAGLIKAILAVGHGYIPRNLHFTRWNPAIDPSATRLFVPIEGTPWPAQAGPRRAAVSSFGMSGTNSHVVIEQAPDPAPAQRGPEPAVSTLVVSGKAPQRVAAAATALADWLDGPGAKVALADVAQTLNQHRARHAKFAAVVARDRAQAVAGLRSVAAGRPAPGVVGYQDGAPGRGTVFVYSGRGSQWAGMGRRLLADEPAFAQAVAELEPDFLAQAGFSFHDVIAGGKELVGIEQIQLGLIGMQLALTALWRSYGVQPDLVIGHSMGEVAASVVAGALTPAEGLRVTATRSRLMAPLSGQGGMALLELDAAATEALIADYPQVTLGIYNSPRQTVIAGPTEQIDELITHVRAQDRFASRVNIEVAPHNPAMDALQPAMRSELADLRPRTPTIPIISTTYENIDSTPVFGAEHWATNMRNPVRFQQAVIAAGANQHTFIEISAHPLLTHAITETLEDAHRERSYRSIGTLARDADDTIAFHTQLASVRKNQPTIPGTRLADIPTTTWQHAQFWVEDRSTMSDLLGAHAHPLLGVHVEVPSSQDHVWQADVGTDVCPWLADHRVFGQSIMPAAGYAEIALAAASEALGLPVAAVSINQLEVEQMLTLDRHTRLTTHLIRNGDSKIRIEIYSRSVAGDWTRHAVAKAEAAPSDTTPDRPAPAAGQTKVAVSPADMYAVLRQAGQHYGPAFAALTRIDRLSDGSAETEVTLSAEAPRHPGYRIHPALLDAALQSLAAAMPDDGSAGSSESSYLPVSIASLRVYRDPGRYARCRAKLTSLDEGGAGKVGRIVMTDEAGNVTAELNDIYLRSVERRSVPLPLTQKIFESRWVEKTLPAATAAQADPGSWLVLSAGAMDAADAFTAGWRSQSRRVTTASLDDEPAMLAAFAETAGDPEHPPAGVIAFLPDGPTGPDQVAQARDLVWSISTVVRAVVGGWHGQSPRLWLVSAGGLAVDDGEAGRPAIGALQGLVRVLTYEHPELRATLVDLDATWEKPAALEVLNAELSAPDPELLSSAIAWRGEHRYVERLMRAEQGEPVGDPVVRSGVSYIITGGLGGLGLVVARWLVDNGAGRVVLNGRSEPADEQRRILAELEDRAEIVVVRGDVAAPGMAEGLVAAAEDHGRQLRGILHAAAVIDDSLLYSMKRDSLERVWAPKAVGALRLHQASATRELDWWVGFSSTAALLGAPGQGAYACANAWLDALVAWRRAAGLPAAVINWGPWSDVGMARTLAVSVLDPITPAEGIEAMEALLAGNRRQTGVARLRPDRALIAFPEIRNHDFFAAVVEELDAAGGGDDWAGPDALTDLDPVEAQRIMTDQLRARIAAVMGYADKSAVDPTMPLLDLGMDSLMAVRIRNTARADFGAEPPVALLLQGASLHDVAADLMRQLGISAPERGATNLKNTDTVRDRAQQRAAARQGAAMRRRPRPGVQGGTNQ from the coding sequence ATGACCAGTCTGGCCGAACGCGCGGCGCAAATGTCGCCGAAGGCGCGCGAAGTTCTCGCGCGTGAGCTCGTGCGTGCGGGAACGGCTTTTCCCACCGATGTTGCCGAGCCGATCGCGGTGGTCGGCATCGGTTGCCGGATGCCCGGCAATGTGTTTGGACCGGAAAGCTTTTGGGATCTCTTGGTGGAGGGCCGCGACACCGTAGGCGAGGTGCCGGCCGATCGGTGGGACGCCGACGCGTACTACGACCCCGACCCGCAGGCACCGGGACGGATGACGACCAAGTGGGGGGCGTTTATCGACGACGTCGCCGGCTTCGACGCCGACTTCTTCGGCATCACCCCGCGCGAAGCCGCCGCGATGGACCCCCAGCACCGATTGCTGCTGGAGGTTGCCTGGGAAGCGCTCGAACATGCCGGCCTGCCGCCGGATTCGTTGAACGGCACCCAAACCGCCGCGATCATGGGGCTGTCGACGTTCGACTACACCATCGTCAACATCGAACGCCGCGCGGAGATCGACGCGTACCTGAGCACCGGCACCCCGCACTCGGCCGCGGTGGGGCGGATTTCGTATCTGCTCGGGCTGCGCGGCCCGGCGATGGCGGTGGACACCGCATGTTCGTCGTCGTTGGTGGCGGTGCACCTGGGATGCCAGAGTCTGCGGTTGCGGGAAAGCGACGTGGCCCTGGCGGGCGGGGTGCAGCTTTCGCTGTCTCCGTTCACCTCGATTGCGGTGTCCAAGTGGACGGCGCTGTCGCCGACGGGTAGGTCCAAGGCCTTCGACGCCACGGCCGATGGCTTCGCCCGCGGCGAGGGATGCGGCGTCGTGGTGCTCAAGCGGTTGTCCGACGCCACCCGGGACGGCGACCGGGTGCTGGCGGTGATCCGCGGTTCGGCGATCAACCAGGACGGCCGATCCAACGGCATGACCGCGCCCAATGCGTCGGCGCAGCGGGAGGTGATCAACGCCGCGCTAAGACAGGCCGACGTCACCGCCGACAGCGTGCGCTACGTCGAAACCCACGGCACCGGAACCATTTTGGGCGACCCGATCGAGTTCGAAGCGCTGGCCGCCAGCTACGGCCGCGGCGACGGTAGCTGCGCACTCGGCGCGGTCAAGACCAATATCGGTCATTTGGAGGCGGCCGCCGGGGTCGCTGGATTGATCAAGGCGATCTTGGCCGTGGGACACGGCTACATCCCACGGAATCTGCATTTCACCCGCTGGAACCCGGCAATTGACCCATCCGCGACGCGGCTGTTCGTGCCTATTGAAGGCACGCCGTGGCCGGCCCAAGCTGGTCCGCGCCGGGCGGCCGTGTCGTCGTTCGGCATGAGTGGCACCAACTCCCATGTGGTGATCGAGCAGGCCCCCGATCCCGCACCCGCACAGCGTGGACCCGAACCCGCCGTATCCACATTGGTGGTCTCCGGCAAGGCGCCACAACGGGTGGCCGCCGCGGCGACGGCGTTGGCGGACTGGCTGGACGGCCCCGGCGCCAAGGTGGCCCTGGCCGATGTGGCGCAGACGCTCAACCAACACCGCGCCCGGCACGCCAAGTTCGCCGCCGTGGTGGCCCGCGACCGTGCCCAAGCAGTGGCCGGGCTGCGGTCGGTTGCCGCGGGCAGGCCCGCGCCTGGCGTGGTCGGCTACCAGGACGGCGCGCCGGGGCGGGGCACGGTATTCGTCTACTCCGGGCGCGGATCGCAGTGGGCCGGCATGGGTCGGCGGCTGTTGGCCGACGAACCCGCCTTCGCCCAGGCCGTCGCCGAGCTCGAACCCGATTTCCTTGCCCAAGCCGGCTTTTCGTTCCATGACGTCATCGCCGGCGGCAAAGAATTGGTTGGCATCGAACAGATCCAGCTGGGCCTGATCGGCATGCAACTGGCGCTGACCGCGCTGTGGCGTTCCTACGGCGTGCAACCCGACCTGGTGATCGGCCACTCCATGGGCGAGGTGGCCGCCTCCGTGGTCGCCGGGGCGCTCACCCCCGCCGAAGGGTTGCGGGTGACCGCCACCCGCTCGCGGCTGATGGCCCCGCTGTCCGGACAAGGCGGCATGGCGCTGCTGGAACTCGACGCCGCGGCCACCGAGGCGCTGATCGCCGACTACCCGCAGGTGACCTTGGGGATCTACAACTCGCCCCGCCAGACGGTGATCGCCGGACCGACCGAGCAGATCGACGAACTGATCACTCACGTGCGCGCCCAGGACCGCTTCGCCAGCCGGGTCAATATCGAAGTGGCCCCGCACAACCCGGCGATGGACGCATTGCAACCCGCGATGCGTTCGGAGCTGGCCGATTTGAGGCCGCGAACGCCCACGATTCCGATCATCTCGACTACCTACGAAAACATCGACAGCACACCGGTTTTCGGCGCAGAGCACTGGGCCACCAACATGCGCAACCCGGTGCGATTCCAGCAGGCCGTCATCGCCGCCGGCGCCAACCAGCACACCTTCATCGAAATCAGCGCCCACCCGCTGCTGACCCACGCCATCACCGAAACACTGGAAGACGCGCATCGCGAACGCAGCTACCGGAGCATCGGCACCCTGGCGCGCGACGCCGACGACACCATCGCCTTCCACACCCAACTCGCATCGGTGCGCAAGAACCAGCCAACCATCCCCGGCACTCGCCTGGCCGACATCCCGACGACAACGTGGCAGCACGCCCAGTTCTGGGTCGAGGACCGGTCCACGATGTCGGACCTCTTGGGCGCCCACGCCCACCCGTTGTTGGGTGTGCACGTCGAAGTCCCGTCCAGCCAGGATCACGTGTGGCAAGCCGACGTCGGAACCGACGTGTGTCCGTGGCTGGCGGACCACCGGGTGTTCGGCCAGTCCATTATGCCGGCAGCGGGCTATGCCGAGATCGCCTTGGCGGCCGCCAGCGAGGCGCTCGGCCTGCCGGTCGCTGCCGTGTCGATCAACCAGCTCGAGGTCGAGCAGATGCTCACCCTGGACCGCCACACCCGGCTGACGACTCACCTGATTCGCAACGGGGACAGCAAGATTCGCATCGAGATCTACTCGCGCTCCGTCGCCGGCGACTGGACCCGGCACGCCGTCGCCAAAGCCGAAGCGGCACCGTCGGACACCACCCCCGATCGGCCCGCACCGGCGGCCGGTCAAACCAAAGTTGCCGTGTCGCCGGCCGATATGTACGCCGTGCTGCGGCAGGCCGGACAACATTACGGTCCGGCCTTCGCGGCCCTGACCCGCATCGACCGCCTTTCGGATGGTTCGGCTGAAACCGAAGTCACCCTTTCCGCCGAGGCTCCCCGGCATCCCGGTTATCGGATCCACCCGGCCCTGCTCGATGCCGCCCTGCAAAGTCTGGCCGCCGCGATGCCGGACGACGGGTCGGCCGGATCATCCGAGTCCAGTTACCTCCCAGTCTCTATCGCAAGCCTGCGGGTGTATCGCGACCCGGGCCGATATGCCCGCTGCCGGGCCAAGCTGACCAGCCTCGACGAAGGCGGGGCGGGAAAGGTCGGCAGGATCGTCATGACCGACGAGGCCGGGAACGTGACCGCCGAGCTCAACGACATCTACCTGCGCTCCGTCGAACGCCGCAGTGTCCCACTGCCGTTGACGCAAAAGATCTTCGAGTCGAGGTGGGTCGAGAAAACCCTCCCAGCCGCAACTGCTGCCCAAGCCGATCCCGGCAGTTGGCTCGTGCTCAGCGCGGGCGCTATGGACGCAGCGGATGCATTCACCGCCGGGTGGCGGAGCCAATCGCGCCGAGTGACCACCGCCAGCCTCGACGACGAACCCGCCATGCTCGCTGCATTCGCGGAAACCGCGGGCGATCCCGAACACCCGCCCGCCGGTGTAATCGCTTTCCTCCCTGACGGCCCGACCGGCCCGGACCAAGTCGCCCAAGCGCGCGATCTGGTGTGGTCGATCTCCACCGTGGTGCGGGCGGTCGTCGGCGGTTGGCATGGCCAATCCCCGCGGCTGTGGCTGGTCTCCGCGGGCGGTCTGGCCGTCGACGACGGCGAGGCGGGTCGACCGGCGATCGGCGCGTTGCAGGGACTGGTGCGGGTCCTGACCTACGAGCATCCGGAGCTGCGCGCCACCCTGGTCGACCTGGACGCCACCTGGGAAAAGCCCGCGGCCCTCGAGGTTTTGAACGCCGAGCTTTCCGCACCCGATCCCGAGCTGCTGAGCAGCGCGATCGCTTGGCGGGGTGAACACCGATACGTCGAACGGCTAATGCGCGCAGAACAAGGTGAGCCCGTGGGCGATCCGGTCGTTCGCTCGGGAGTGTCGTACATCATCACCGGCGGCCTCGGCGGACTCGGCCTGGTCGTCGCCCGGTGGCTGGTGGACAACGGCGCGGGCCGGGTGGTCCTCAACGGCCGCAGCGAACCCGCCGACGAGCAGCGCAGGATCCTCGCCGAGTTGGAAGACCGAGCCGAAATCGTCGTCGTCCGAGGCGATGTGGCCGCCCCTGGGATGGCGGAAGGCCTTGTCGCGGCCGCCGAGGACCACGGTCGCCAACTGCGCGGCATCCTGCACGCGGCAGCCGTGATCGACGATAGCCTGCTGTACTCCATGAAACGGGACAGCCTGGAACGGGTCTGGGCTCCCAAAGCCGTTGGCGCACTGCGGCTGCACCAAGCCAGCGCCACTCGCGAACTGGACTGGTGGGTTGGCTTCTCGTCCACGGCCGCACTGCTCGGCGCCCCCGGGCAGGGGGCCTACGCGTGCGCCAACGCGTGGCTCGACGCGCTGGTCGCGTGGCGTCGGGCCGCCGGTCTGCCGGCGGCGGTGATCAACTGGGGGCCGTGGTCGGACGTGGGCATGGCCCGTACGCTGGCCGTCAGCGTGCTCGACCCGATCACTCCCGCCGAGGGCATCGAGGCCATGGAAGCGCTGCTGGCCGGCAACAGGCGCCAGACCGGCGTTGCGCGGCTGCGACCCGACCGTGCCCTGATCGCCTTCCCGGAGATCCGCAACCACGACTTCTTCGCCGCCGTGGTCGAGGAGCTGGACGCCGCCGGCGGTGGCGACGACTGGGCTGGCCCCGACGCGTTGACCGACCTGGATCCGGTTGAAGCGCAACGCATCATGACGGATCAGCTGCGCGCACGGATCGCGGCGGTGATGGGCTACGCCGACAAATCCGCCGTCGATCCCACCATGCCGTTGCTTGATCTCGGGATGGACTCCCTGATGGCAGTGCGGATCCGCAACACCGCCCGCGCGGACTTCGGTGCCGAACCACCAGTGGCGTTGCTGTTGCAGGGCGCGTCGCTGCACGATGTGGCAGCCGACCTCATGCGCCAACTCGGGATCTCCGCGCCCGAACGAGGCGCGACAAACCTGAAAAATACGGACACCGTTCGCGACCGGGCGCAGCAGCGCGCGGCGGCGCGACAAGGAGCCGCGATGCGGCGACGACCCAGGCCTGGAGTGCAGGGAGGAACAAACCAGTGA